In Agrobacterium sp. RAC06, a single window of DNA contains:
- the tolB gene encoding Tol-Pal system beta propeller repeat protein TolB, with protein MKTLLLRILLVCAGMASAFVAPANAAVEININRGNVQPLPIAITDFISADGIGAQISAVVEADLKRSGLFAPVNRAAFIERIQNPDQAPRFPDWTALKAEALVVGRIVREPDGRLRAEFRLWDTFGGQQMTGQQFFTDPKNWRRVAHMIADAIYERITGEKGYFDTRVVFVSESGPKTDRKRQLAIMDQDGENIRMLTNSNDIVLTPRFSPSRQEITYMSFEGQQPRVYLLQLETGAREVVGNFPGMTFAPRFSPDGQRVIMSLQQDGNANIYTMDLRSRTTTRLTNTAAIDTSPSYSPDGSQIVFESDRGGRQQLYVMGADGSGQRRISFGDGSYSTPVWSPRGDLIAFTKQSGGKFSIGVMKTDGSGERILTTGFHNEGPTWAPNGRVLMFFRQNAGAGGPQLYSIDLTGYNEQLVKTPSFASDPAWSPLME; from the coding sequence ATGAAAACTCTCCTCCTCCGAATTCTGCTGGTCTGTGCCGGCATGGCATCTGCCTTCGTGGCGCCTGCAAACGCAGCCGTTGAAATCAACATCAACCGCGGCAACGTCCAGCCGCTGCCGATCGCCATCACCGACTTCATCTCGGCAGACGGCATCGGCGCGCAGATCTCTGCGGTCGTGGAAGCCGACTTGAAGCGCTCGGGCCTCTTCGCCCCGGTCAACCGTGCCGCTTTCATCGAGCGGATCCAGAACCCTGACCAGGCACCGCGCTTTCCCGACTGGACAGCCCTGAAGGCCGAGGCCCTGGTTGTCGGCCGCATCGTGCGTGAGCCCGATGGCCGCCTGCGCGCCGAATTCCGCCTCTGGGATACCTTCGGTGGCCAGCAGATGACCGGCCAGCAGTTCTTCACCGATCCGAAGAACTGGCGCCGTGTCGCCCACATGATCGCCGACGCGATCTATGAGCGCATCACCGGCGAAAAGGGCTATTTCGACACCCGTGTCGTCTTCGTCTCGGAAAGCGGCCCGAAGACCGACCGCAAGCGCCAGCTGGCCATCATGGACCAGGACGGCGAGAACATCCGCATGCTGACCAACAGCAACGACATCGTCCTGACGCCGCGCTTCTCGCCGAGCCGCCAGGAAATCACCTACATGTCGTTCGAAGGCCAGCAGCCGCGCGTCTATCTCCTGCAGCTGGAAACAGGCGCCCGCGAAGTGGTCGGCAATTTCCCCGGCATGACCTTTGCGCCACGCTTCTCTCCCGATGGCCAGCGGGTCATCATGAGCCTGCAGCAGGACGGCAACGCCAACATCTACACGATGGACCTGCGCTCGCGCACCACGACACGCCTGACGAATACGGCCGCGATTGACACATCGCCGTCCTATTCGCCTGACGGAAGCCAGATCGTCTTCGAAAGCGACCGTGGCGGCCGCCAGCAACTTTATGTCATGGGTGCCGACGGCTCCGGCCAGCGCCGCATTTCCTTCGGTGACGGTTCCTACTCGACACCGGTCTGGTCGCCCCGTGGCGATCTGATCGCCTTCACCAAGCAGTCCGGCGGCAAGTTCTCGATCGGCGTCATGAAGACCGACGGTTCCGGCGAGCGCATCCTGACCACGGGCTTCCACAACGAAGGCCCGACCTGGGCACCGAACGGCCGCGTGCTGATGTTCTTCCGCCAGAACGCTGGCGCCGGTGGACCGCAGCTCTACTCGATCGACCTTACGGGCTACAACGAGCAATTGGTGAAGACGCCATCCTTCGCCTCCGACCCGGCCTGGTCGCCGCTG